GAAACCAGCGCTGCACCAGGTACCTACACTCTCCGAATTGAAGGAAACGCCAGTGGCGCCACCGTGACTGGGACACAGGTTCAACTGGTTATTGGGAATGGTGGTGGTGGGACGGGTGGAACGGTGACGCTTTCGGCTTCACCGGGCAGCCAAACGATTGCACCTGGAGATGATACCAGTTACACGATCTTATTGAATCGCAATAACTTTTCAGGTGAGGTCAACCTGACGGTGACTGGCGCGCCTTTTGGAGTCGAAGCCGAAGCCGACCCGGATAGTGTTCTTGGAAATTCAACAAGGTTGGTGGTAACGAGTGAATCCAGTGCAGCATCAGGTACCTACATTCTCCGAATCGAAGGCACGGCCAGCGGCGCCACCGTCGTTGCCACGCAGGTTCAATTGATCATTGGGAACGGTGGCGGGACAGGCGGAACCGTTACGCTTTCAGCATCACCGACCAGCCAAACGATTCCTCAAGGCGAAGATGCCGGCTACACGATTTTCATTTCACGAAGTAACTTTCCAGGCACGGTCACATTGGGCGTTTCGGGTGTTCCAGATGGTGTCACCACTGAATTTTCACCAGCGAGTACAACTGGGAATAGCTCGGTTTTGACGGTTGTGGTCAGCGCGGATGCGGTTCCTGGAGCCTATATGTTGACCATCCAGGGAACCGCGACCGGAGTTGCCATCAATCCAATCCAGGTTGAACTGGTGATTCCTGGCGGGTCAAATGTGAGGCAGGTCATTCTCTCAGCCTCACCAGCTTCTCAAACAGTAAATGTTGGTGGATCAACGACCTACACTGTCTTCTTGACTCGAACGAATGCCACTGGGGAAGTAAACCTTTTTGTGGATAACGTCCCAGATGGGGTCGAGGCTGAATTTACAAATGACTCACCGACCGGAAATACCACCCAACTACAAATCTCGGTTGAGAATACTGCGCAACCAGGCACGTATGTTTTGATCATTGGCGGGGAGGCAACCGGTGCTGAAGTGATCTCCACACAGGTGACCTTGATTATTCAGCGGTGAACTTTCAGGATTTCCAGAGCAAAAAAGGCTGCCCGAGGGCAGTCGCCAAGAAAAGAGAGAATCGGGAGTTTTGAGATTAAAAACCGGATCAGAAACAAATTAAGTCTCTTTCGTAAGTTTCCTGAGATATTGAATTTGGTAAGTATTTGATTCTTTTCGTGTTTTTCGTGTTTTTCGTGGTTAAAATGTCTTGGAGTTCTCGGTAAAGTACTTATACCATTTTGGGCTGAGAGAAATACAAGTCTATCAATTTGCTAATGCGATAGGACCATTCCAAAATGATATGAGGACTTGCGAACAGTGCCGTTGATGACGGGGTGGACAATACTGAGACATTAAATTATTGTCAAGTTGTTTTCCTGGACAAATTCCGGACAGAAGTTTGACAAATATCAGAATGGCCGGTAAGATCGAAAATGCACCTTCTTATTTTCGTTCTGAATTGAGCCATACATTTATGAAGCAGCCATTAAATTATCCGATTCGTGCGGTCTCAAAACTCACCGGTTTGAGTATTGACACCTTACGAGCGTGGGAGAAGCGGTATCAGGCGGTAGTTCCGCTCCGCGATGAGCGAGGTCGGATGTACACCGAGTCTGATTTGGAGCGGCTTCATCTGTTGCGGGCAGCCATTGACAAAGGGCATGCCATTGGGCGGGTTGCCGCACTGGCCGATCAGCAGTTACGTGAATTACTTGAGCTAACCCCAATCGCCCGAGCCAGCGAACTGATATCGGTTCCGATGCGAAAATCACAGCCTCACCTCGATCTGGATCCCTTTATGGAGGCGGTCGAGCGGTATGATTATCTCTGGATTGACAAAGAACTTGGACGACTGGCAATTCTGCTTCCAGCACGTGAGTTGATGTATCAGGTGGTGCTGCCATTGATGCGCCAGGTTGGAATTGAATGGCATCAAGGCAAATTGAGCATTGCCCAGGAACACATAGTGTCGTCGCTTTTATGCAGGCTGCTGGGATCTCTGATGCGGCTGCATCTCAATTCAAATCCCCCAGCCAGGCTGCTGTTTGCCACACCAAGCGGTGAGCAGCACGAATTTGGCATCCTCTCGTCCGCGATGCTGGCCACCGGGGGTGGACTTGGCATTTTATATCTGGGGTGCGATTTGCCAGCGGAAGAGATCGTTGAAGTGGCGCGAAGGGGTGAGATCGAAGCGGTTGTGCTCGGGGTTGTCGGTACCGGCGGGATCAACCCGGCAATGAACAGTATCTTGTTTCTGACGAAGCAGTTACCACCACGAACGGAGCTTTGGGTTGGTGGTACCACCAGTGAAGAACTCATTCATGCCATCAAACAAACCCGTGCTCAGTGGATTCCGGATTTTGAGACCTATGAAACCCATTTGAAGCGCCTCGGTGCCAGATTTTAACGGTGTTAGTGTGAGGCAATCCTCTTTTCTTCTCTCCAATTTCTTAAGCCTGAACAGACGCCTGTTCAGGCTTTGTTTTTTCAGCCGGAGAGTTCACGCAACAATGCCAGTAAGGAGGTAAATAACAAGCGAGTTTAGGGCACGTGAGAGCCTATCGGAAGGGTTTAAAAAAACCGGAAAAGTGCCCGGAAGAAAAAATGAATGAGTGTTCATTCTCTTGATTTCCTGTGATATGCTTGGCATCCAAAATTTGAGCTAAAGCTCAGTTTCTCAAATCCCTTCCACCTTACCAGGTATGAATGATGAATGATGAATGATGAACTGACTTTGAGTCTGGTGGTTTAAGAACGAGCCCGTTCATCATTCAGATAGTTCCGTTCAAAACGGTAAAATTCTCACGAAAGAGGCGCTCGTCCCATGGGTCTGATCAACGGTAATTTCCCAATCTCGCGTCCTGAAATCTCCTTCTTTCTCCCGACACAAATCATTTTCGGCACTGGTAAAGTTCGCCATCTGGCCATTGATCTGCACATGGCTTCTGATCTGGCTGAGCACACCAATGTAATGCTCATCACTGATAAAGGCATTGTGGCTGCCGGGTTGGTTGATTCGCTCAAGCATATCTTTGAACATACGGATCACGAGTTCAAGGCGGTATTTGACGATGTTCCGCCTGATTCTGATGTTGAAGTCATCAAGCGAGCCGCCCAAATGGCCACTGACAACAACATCAATCTCATCATGGCGCTGGGCGGCGGAAGCGTGATGGATACGGCCAAAGCCACCAGCGTTGTGGCCACCTACGGCGGCGAACCGGCTGATTACGAAGGTGGGTTTATGGTGCCGGGGCCGATTATTCCAATCATTGCCATTCCAACCACGGTCGGAACCGGCAGCGAAGTCACACTGGTGGCCATGGTCAAAGACCACGTCAGCCACCGCAAAATCCTGATGAGCAGCCCCTTTTTGTTTCCACGAATGGCCGTGCTGGACCCGGAAATGGTGGCGACGTTGCCGGCGAAAATTGTGGCCTGGACCGGGATGGACGCATTGACCCATTCGATTGAAGCCTACACCTGCTCTGAACACGAACCCTTTTCGGAAGCTCTGGCCATGCGATCTATCGAAATGATTGCTGACAACCTCCCGGCAGCCGTGGCGGAGGCCGGCCCAACCGAAGCCCGTGCCAAAATGCAATTGTCAGCCACCATGGCTGGAATGGCCTTTACCAATTCACCGGTTGGGGCCGTTCACGCGATTGCCCACTCAATCGGAGCGTTGTATGGGGTTCATCATGGGCTGGCGAATGCGATTGCGTTGCCCTATGTGATGGAATTCAACCTTGAGAAAGCCACCGAAGGATATGCTCACGTTGGTCGAGCCCTCGGCGTGGGGATTGAAGGCAGTTTTCAGGACCAGGCCGAAGCCGCAATTGAAGCGGTGCGGAACCTCAAGACACAGCTTGGGATTCCACGGCTGTTTCGCGAAGTCGGCGTGCCCGTAACCGACGAAGCGCTGGACCAGATTACCAATTTGACGCTTGAGGAACTGTGCCTCGCTTTCAACCCACGCAAAGCCAGTCCCGAAGAAATCCGGGACTTGATCAAACAGACGATCTGAGCGAAATAGCAAATAAAAGCGAGTCGCGAGTCGCGAGTAGTTTTCAATGCATGAGAAAACAGGTGCTCAATTGCAAAATGAACTACCTCAACGATTCAGCTATCAGTTTAAGCGCTTTTGGCCACCTGATTCGGATATCAAAGGATAGTTGAGTTCCTGGTCTTACTGCTTTATTACTCGCTACTCGCTTTAGTTTGCCACTTCACTCAATTGCTCCCTTGCCACGGACACAAAGGACAAATCCCATGTCATCACCACTCAAAGCCGAATCAATTCCAACGAAATCGTTATTGATTGATGGTCAGCTTGTTGCGGCTGGATCGGGAAAAACATTTCAAAGTCTGTCACCCGCCGATCAGACGCCGCTGGCCAACATTCCCCACGCGAGCCTTGAGGATGCCGAAACGGCAGTTCAAGCCGCGCGATCATCATTTAACCTGGGCTCGTGGCGCAATTCCGATGGCGCCATGCGGGCAAAAATTCTGAATAAAATCGCTGATCTGATTGAAGCCAACCTGGAAGAATTTGCCCAACTCGAAGCGGCTGACCAGGGAAAGCCCGTCGGATTTGCCCGATTGCTTGAAATTCCAGCCGTGGTTGATTGTTTCCGGTATTTTGCCGGCTGGACTGATCGCATTACCGGACAGACCATTCCCGTGCCGATGTCGGGCCTGGACTTTACGCTCCGTGAACCGATTGGCGTGTGTGTCGGTTTTGCCCCCAATAACTATCCGCTGGCTTTGGCAGCGTTTAAAGTTGCTCCCGCGCTGGCTGCCGGAAACAGTTTTATTTTAAAGCCTTCGCCTTCGACGCCGTTGACGGCTTTACGGTTAGGGGAAATTTGCCTTGAAGCGGGTCTCCCGGATGGCGTGCTCAACGTTTTAACTGAACCCACCAACGACGTGGCGGCTTATTTACTGGAGCACCCCGAAGTTGACCTGGTGTCATTAACCGGGGGGACTGAAACCGGCAAGGCCGTGATGCGTGGGGCGGCTTCGACGCTCAAACACGTGTCGCTCGAACTTGGCGGCAAATCGCCAATGATTGTGTTCCCAGATGTAGACCTGGATCAGGCGGTTACGGGCGCCATGCTCGGGGTTTTCTACAATTCGGGTCAAACCTGCACTGCCTCAACCCGGATTTTTGTTCATGAATCCATCCACGACGAATTTGTCGAGCGGTTTGCGGCGCGGGCCACCACGATAAAAGTTGGACATCCCCTCGATGATGCCACCCAAAATGGACCAGTGGTAACCCGTCAGCAACTTGAAAAGGTCAAACATTACATCGGGCTTGGTGATCAGGAAGGCGCCACCCGTGTGTGCGGCGGTGAATTCCCATCAGATTCCAGCCTGTCATCCGAAGGGAATTACATTGCCCCCACGATTTTCAGCCATGTGTCCAATTCAATGAAAATTGCCCGGGATGAAATCTTCGGACCCGTGGCCGCAGTCCTGAAATTTTCAGATGAATATGATGTGCTTGATGAGGCCAATGATTCACCGTATGGTTTAGCCGCTTCCATCTGGACCAGCGACATCAAACGGGCACTCAACTTCGCCAAAAATTTGCAAGCTGGCCAGGTCTGGATCAACAACCACAATGCCTTCTTCCCGCATACACCATTTGGCGGATACAAAAAGAGCGGCATTGGCCGTGAAGGTGGCTATGACGTGTTGCTCCATTACACCCAGGTCAAAAACGTCTATGTTGAATTGGGCGACATCATCATGAGCCCGTTTTAATGGAAACTGCCACCAGTTTGAAATGAATCAAATGAATTATGAGAAGCAGATCCCCTTGAAAAACAAGGACTTCGACTTTTCATAATTCATAATTCATCATTCATCATTCATACAAGGAGTGAAAGTGCATTTATGCTGAAGTTTTACACAAAGGCATGGCTTGACGAAATTGCTCGTCGCCTCGAAGCGGATCCACGATTTGCGCAGGAAGGCAAAAAACTCAACGGCACGTTTGTCTTTCGGGTATTGGACGGGCCAGACGGCAAGGACCGCCGGACTTCCTGGACGTTCAAAGGTGGGAAGGCGATTGATTGGCAATATGAAGCCCAGCCATCACCGTGGGAAGAATGGCGCAAAGCCCCATTTACACCAAACTGGGTCATGCGAGCCACGGCCCCGTTTGCAATGATGGCCAAGGTCAATCGCGGTGAAATTACCCCGGTTCGGGCCATGAGTTCTCCTGAGTATCACGTCGAAGGCAACAAGGCCATGATCATGCAAATGATGAAGGCCATGAACGTCTGGAATGAAATCACCGCCGCCATCGAAGTCGAATATGACTTCACGGATGACAACTAAACTGAATGAAGAAAATACAAGTGGTTAGTGGTTAGTGGTTAGTGGTTAGAAATCAATACTTTCGAAGAAGGACCAGGGACCAACCACCAAGGACCAACCACTAACCACTAACCACTTTCTTCATTCTCAATTCCTTATGCGTATCTGGCTTTCGAAGCACACAGAGGTGCCAATTCGCGAGCAACTGGCTGAACAGGTCATGTTTGGGATCATCAGTCAGGAATTGCAGCCCGGTCAGCGATTGCCGAGCATTCGGGAACTGGCCCGCCGGTTGCGCATTCATTCCAACACGGTCAATGCGGCATATCATGAGTTGGCCCGCCGGGGATGGGTTGAGTTTCGAAAGGGAAGTGGCGTCTATGTCCGAACCCTCGCCGCTGAAGTCCGCGAAACCAGCTCGCAAGCCGAACTTGACCAGCACATCGCCTCATTTTTGCGAATGCTCCACCGACGTGGCTTTTCACAGGCAGCAATTCAATCCCGCCTCCACTACCTGCTCGAACTCCAACCCCCAGATCATTTTCTAATCCTCGAATCCGACCCGCATTTGCAGGAAATCTTAAAACGCGAACTCGCTGAAATCACTCAGTTTCCAGTTTCGGCCACCTCTCTTGAGACGGTGAAGGCAACACCTCAGGTGCTCATCGGCGCGATTCCGGTGGCGCTCTATAGCCGGGCTGAACTGGTGCGACCATTGCTCCCGCCGCAAACCGAATGTACCTGGCTCCACCTTCGATCCATTCCCAAATCACTCACCGCCTACCAAAAACCCAGTGACGATGCCCTCTTGTCGGTCGTGTCACACTGGCCGGAATTTCTGAAATGGGCGCGGATGCTCTTGATTGCCGCTGGAATTGCGCCGGATGCGGTGCATTGTGTGACTCCGACTGATCCTGATTGGGTGCGTAGTCTCCGGCATAGTTATCTGGTGATTACCGACGTCGTTACCGCACCGTTACTGCCGGCGGGAACCCCGATTGCCATTTATCGGATAGTTGGGGACGAATCTTTTGCCGAACTCCAACAAATGGTTGCCAGCCTCATCTCAGGCGAGTGATTCCAATTCTTCCATTCGTTCTTATCCTCAGCCACAAATCTCAGTCCCGTCCCAGAAATGTCACAGTCAGGAAAAGTGTGATAGCGACAGGTATTTCTGATCCATCGCTGGAGTAGTTTCTCGCCACACGATCCCAATCAACCCTCTCATTTGCTGTGTCTAGTAGTATCGACGCGATATCGTCGCGGTGCGGAAAGCTGGTTTGTTTCTCTCAAGTGAATTCAGAGGCAGGTGGATTGGGATCGTGTCAAAGCGATGCCCTATCCAGGTATTTTTTGGGTGAGAATAATGAATTCTTTTATTTGTGAGGGATTATGAAAACAAAAGTTGTGGTGTATGTTGCCGGATTTGTACTGACAGTGAGTTTTTTCTCAAGTCAGATCTTTGGTCAGTCCAGGGAAACAATCGCTCAAACATCGCCTGTTCAACCCGTTGATGTCTATCTGAGTACTGCGCAAACGTTAGTGATTGATTCAGATACGCTCCTGTTTACACCACAGACTCTGGTGGCGGAACTTATGAAGAACGCAGAATTTAAAAAGTTTGATCTGGCGATTGTCGAGCAGTTCAAGAAGGCTGATTTAGAGGTAAACGTCAGTCGGAAAGCCTTTACCACCAAATATGTCTTTGAAGTGATTGATCGTCGAACTGGAAAGGTCCTGGCCTCAGAATCGCTGAAATCGCTGGGTGGAACCGTTGAAGGAAAAATCGCCAGCCGGTTAATTCAAATTCTGAAACCCCATCGGGTGGGCAACTCATTGAATTCAAACCGCCCAACATTGAAGCGGCCAGCAAAGGAAGGCGAAATATAGGGCTGCTCAGTTATTCCATCATTTACCCGCATGGAGGTCCCTGATGTCTCAATCTCGACGTGATTTTCTTAAAATGCTGAGTGTTGCTTTGTGTTTTCCTCACGCGAATGTGAATGGAAAAACACCTCCGGTTGACTCGATTGTGAATGATGTTCATTCGCAACTCAATGCCACACGAGTCTTTTCGATTGTGCGGCCAACACATATTGACGATCTTCGGGAATGTATTTGGGCCGCCTCCCGGCTGGAAAAATCAATCAGTATTTGTGGAAAAAGACATTCGATGGGAGGCCAGCAGTTTGGAACAGACTCGGTTTTGGTGGATATAACCGGGTTTGACCGGGTCCTGGGATTTGATCAGGAACAAGGCATTGTTGAGGTTGAATCAGGAATCACCTGGCCTCAATTGATTGATTTTTTGCTCCAGGCACAGCACGGACAGGCTCAGCAGTGGGGAATTATTCAAAAGCAAACCGGGGCTGACGAGTTAACGCTTGGTGGAGCACTGGCGTCAAACGTGCATGGACGCGGACTGGCGATGAAACCCATCATTGATAATGTTGAATCCTTTGAACTTCTGGACGCGACCGGGCAGCTCCTTTCCTGTAGCCGAGCCCAGAACACCGAACTCTTCAAACTGGTGATTGGCGGGTACGGATTATTTGGGATTGTCACCTCGATTCGTCTCAGGCTGTGGCCAAGGAAAAAAGTGAAGCGGGTTGTAAAAATCGGCGAGACACAAACCATTATTTCTGCCTTTGAGGACCGAATTCAAAACGAGTTTTTGTATGGTGATTATCAGTTTGCCACTGATTTCAAGCGGGAGAGTTTTTTGCGCCGAGGTGTATTTTCCTGCTACCAGCTTATGCCTCCCGATACACCTGTGACCCCAAATCCAACCCGCTTTCATCCCCAGGATTGGGCAAAACTGACCTATTACTCACATAAATACAAACGCCGGGCGTTTCAGGTTTACACCAAACGGTATCTGGCGACTTCAGGGCAAATATACTGGTCTGACTCGCAACTGTCAGCCGCGTATGTTGAAAATTACCACGCGGATTTGGACCGTAAACTTGGGGCAAAGGTGAAAGCCACCGAGATGATTACTGAAATCTATGTCCCACGAGTGTCCCTGGCTGAGTACATGGAAGCCGCACGAAGCGAACTGATCCGGCTCAAGGCCAATGTGATTTATGGAACGGTTCGATTGATCGAAAAAGATGAGGAAAGCTTCCTGGCCTGGGCAAAAGAAAATTACGCCTGCATCATTTTCAACCTGCACATTTCACATACCCCGGAGAAGATTGAAGGCGCTGCCACGGTATTCAAGCGGCTGATTGACCTGGCTCTTCCTTATGGAGGAAGCTATTACCTGACATATCATCGGTTTGCTACCAAAGAACAGGTCGCGGCTTGTTATCCACAATTTGAAGAATTTCTCCGGTTGAAATTGAAATACGATCCAAAAGAAGTGTTTCAGAGTGACTGGTATCGCCACCATAAACAGCTCTTTCGATAAACTTCATTCGAAACGAACACCTGAACATCAAGTGAGGTCATATGATTTTTTCACGCTGGTTCCTTCTGATGAGTTGTGGAGTGGTTTTTTCACTGGTGGGTTTGTGTGGCGGAGGGTCGTCACCGCCAATCAAACGCCAACCTGAACGTCCACCAACCGCCCAAAAACAAACGAAGCCACCCAAACCCCTGAAAAATTACTCTGAACCGCCGGCCCTCCAAAATGAAGATCGGGTTGCTCTGACAACATTCAAGTCACTGTGTATTCTTTCGAGATCACAGTACTTTACCCCCACCGCCCTCGAAGCCGCATTATTTAAACACAAAGAGTTTGTTGCCTGGGGGATTTCGGTCACCCGAGACCTGCGGGACGCCGACGTGGTGATTGAAATCAGCCGAAAGAAATTCACCACCCGGTTTGTGTACAGCATTGTTGAGGTTCGCACCCGCCATGTGCTCGGGTCTGGAATAGTCAATTCCATTGGCGGAACGGTTGAAGGCAAAATTGCTGATAACTTCATCAAACTACTTCGAGCTTACCGCATAAAGACATCGAACTGAAGAAAGTGGGCTCAGGGCTGAAGACTCGCAAGCTCGGAGCGGAAGAAAACGGGTTCAATACCCTGAAGCCAACTTCTTCAGCCCGATTTCTTCAGCCCGACTTCTTCAACCCCTGACTCTGAGCCCATTTTCTTCAGCCCGAAGTCTTTCTGGACCTTGCTTCAGTTTCCCTGGACAGGCTAGTATCTTCCCCACCGCTTTTCTTTCCAGGGAACTCACCAGTGCACCACACTGGTTTCAGCAGTCAACATTATCTCAATCAATTGTTTTCAGAAAAACCAGTGAGGAGGAATCTGTCGTGATGGCACGCATTCGACCAGCTTGGAGCAAATTGGGATTTTTGGGTTTGGTATTGGGAATTTGCGTAGTGATGTCGGGTCAGAGCAGCGGAACCCTGGTTGGTTCAGACGTGGTTTGGGCCCAATCCGGCTGCACTACAACCGAAGCGCCATCGGTTCCAGGAACGGTCAGCCTGTCGGTGAATTTTGCCGACCGGGTGATTTACAAAGTTCCAGTGAAAGAAGTGGCCGGCGTTCTGACAACCTTTGCCATGACCTCATCAACACCGGGCGGTCCTCAGCCGAGCAACCTGGATACCCAAACCGGTACGGTACGGTTTCAGCCATTTCAGCTTGGAAAATTTGATTTTGTGATTACTTCGACTAACTGTTCCGGAAAAAGTGCGACCACCACAGTCACGATGGAGGTCAAACCCAATCCCGCCCAACCAGTGATTTTGAATCCGGTTTATTCAACTCGAATCGGATTGGTCATGGAAGAAATGATTCAGGAAGGCGATGATGACCCCATTTTTTCCAAAATCCGAGAAGGCTCAACCTTAGTGGTGGTTCCTCCGGGCGGCACGTTTCAGACCGG
Above is a genomic segment from Acidobacteriota bacterium containing:
- a CDS encoding GntR family transcriptional regulator; translated protein: MRIWLSKHTEVPIREQLAEQVMFGIISQELQPGQRLPSIRELARRLRIHSNTVNAAYHELARRGWVEFRKGSGVYVRTLAAEVRETSSQAELDQHIASFLRMLHRRGFSQAAIQSRLHYLLELQPPDHFLILESDPHLQEILKRELAEITQFPVSATSLETVKATPQVLIGAIPVALYSRAELVRPLLPPQTECTWLHLRSIPKSLTAYQKPSDDALLSVVSHWPEFLKWARMLLIAAGIAPDAVHCVTPTDPDWVRSLRHSYLVITDVVTAPLLPAGTPIAIYRIVGDESFAELQQMVASLISGE
- a CDS encoding aldehyde dehydrogenase family protein, whose amino-acid sequence is MSSPLKAESIPTKSLLIDGQLVAAGSGKTFQSLSPADQTPLANIPHASLEDAETAVQAARSSFNLGSWRNSDGAMRAKILNKIADLIEANLEEFAQLEAADQGKPVGFARLLEIPAVVDCFRYFAGWTDRITGQTIPVPMSGLDFTLREPIGVCVGFAPNNYPLALAAFKVAPALAAGNSFILKPSPSTPLTALRLGEICLEAGLPDGVLNVLTEPTNDVAAYLLEHPEVDLVSLTGGTETGKAVMRGAASTLKHVSLELGGKSPMIVFPDVDLDQAVTGAMLGVFYNSGQTCTASTRIFVHESIHDEFVERFAARATTIKVGHPLDDATQNGPVVTRQQLEKVKHYIGLGDQEGATRVCGGEFPSDSSLSSEGNYIAPTIFSHVSNSMKIARDEIFGPVAAVLKFSDEYDVLDEANDSPYGLAASIWTSDIKRALNFAKNLQAGQVWINNHNAFFPHTPFGGYKKSGIGREGGYDVLLHYTQVKNVYVELGDIIMSPF
- a CDS encoding iron-containing alcohol dehydrogenase, yielding MGLINGNFPISRPEISFFLPTQIIFGTGKVRHLAIDLHMASDLAEHTNVMLITDKGIVAAGLVDSLKHIFEHTDHEFKAVFDDVPPDSDVEVIKRAAQMATDNNINLIMALGGGSVMDTAKATSVVATYGGEPADYEGGFMVPGPIIPIIAIPTTVGTGSEVTLVAMVKDHVSHRKILMSSPFLFPRMAVLDPEMVATLPAKIVAWTGMDALTHSIEAYTCSEHEPFSEALAMRSIEMIADNLPAAVAEAGPTEARAKMQLSATMAGMAFTNSPVGAVHAIAHSIGALYGVHHGLANAIALPYVMEFNLEKATEGYAHVGRALGVGIEGSFQDQAEAAIEAVRNLKTQLGIPRLFREVGVPVTDEALDQITNLTLEELCLAFNPRKASPEEIRDLIKQTI
- a CDS encoding MerR family transcriptional regulator; amino-acid sequence: MKQPLNYPIRAVSKLTGLSIDTLRAWEKRYQAVVPLRDERGRMYTESDLERLHLLRAAIDKGHAIGRVAALADQQLRELLELTPIARASELISVPMRKSQPHLDLDPFMEAVERYDYLWIDKELGRLAILLPARELMYQVVLPLMRQVGIEWHQGKLSIAQEHIVSSLLCRLLGSLMRLHLNSNPPARLLFATPSGEQHEFGILSSAMLATGGGLGILYLGCDLPAEEIVEVARRGEIEAVVLGVVGTGGINPAMNSILFLTKQLPPRTELWVGGTTSEELIHAIKQTRAQWIPDFETYETHLKRLGARF
- a CDS encoding FAD-binding oxidoreductase, yielding MSQSRRDFLKMLSVALCFPHANVNGKTPPVDSIVNDVHSQLNATRVFSIVRPTHIDDLRECIWAASRLEKSISICGKRHSMGGQQFGTDSVLVDITGFDRVLGFDQEQGIVEVESGITWPQLIDFLLQAQHGQAQQWGIIQKQTGADELTLGGALASNVHGRGLAMKPIIDNVESFELLDATGQLLSCSRAQNTELFKLVIGGYGLFGIVTSIRLRLWPRKKVKRVVKIGETQTIISAFEDRIQNEFLYGDYQFATDFKRESFLRRGVFSCYQLMPPDTPVTPNPTRFHPQDWAKLTYYSHKYKRRAFQVYTKRYLATSGQIYWSDSQLSAAYVENYHADLDRKLGAKVKATEMITEIYVPRVSLAEYMEAARSELIRLKANVIYGTVRLIEKDEESFLAWAKENYACIIFNLHISHTPEKIEGAATVFKRLIDLALPYGGSYYLTYHRFATKEQVAACYPQFEEFLRLKLKYDPKEVFQSDWYRHHKQLFR